Part of the Bradyrhizobium sp. AZCC 1721 genome, ACGTCCACGACCAGTGGGCGGTAGAATCGATGGGCCCGATCCAGGACCGCACTAACGAGCATTTGGGACAATCGGACAAGGCGATCGTGCAGTATCGCCGCCTGCTGCGGCAGGAGATCGAGAAGGTGGTCGGCGGCGAAAAGCCGATGCTGTTCCTTGACGCGGCACACGCGCGCAGCATTCAGGGTCCTGCCACCATGGACGGCATCGGGCCCACGCAGGGCTGGGAAATCTATTGGATGGAAATCGACGTCAAGCGCCGCCGCGGCGCACCTTGGGCCGCGCCGGTGCCGACGGAGATTTCCGGCAAGGTGCCCCACCTTACGGCGGCGGAGTGATGATGCTCCCTCTTCCGTCATTGCGAGCGAAGCGAAGCAATCCATCGCGCCGCACGTGGAGGCATGGATTGCTTCGTCGCGTGGCTCCTCGCAATGACGGCTACCTCGGAGCAACACGTTGAGTTTCGTAGAACGTCACGAGCTGTGGTCGAAAGAGCAGCAGGAGGCCGCGAGCCGCCTGCGCAAGATCGTCGAGGAGAAAAACCTCGAAGTCGTCCGCCTGTCATTCCCCGACCAGCACGGCATCCTGCGCGGCAAGACGCTGGTCGCGAGCGAAGCGATTGCCTCGCTGGAAAGCGGCTGCTCCATCACCACGACCATGCTCGCCAAGGACACCTCGCACAAGACGGTGTTTCCCGTATTCACAGCCGGCGGCGGGTTCGGCATGAAGGAGATGGAAGGCGCCGCCGACGTCTTGATGGTCGCCGACGCCACCACGTTTCGCGTGCTGCCGTGGGCGCCGACCACCGGCTGGCTGCTGTGCGATCTCTACTTCAACGATGGCCGTCCGGTGCCGTTCGCCACGCGGCATCTCTACCGCAAGGTGATCGATCTGCTCGGACAGCGCGGCTACGATTTCGTTGCTGGCCTCGAAGTCGAATTCCATCTCTTCAAGCTCGACGACGCGCATATGGCGCCGGAGGATGCCGGCCAGCCCGGACGCCCGCCATCGGTGAGCCTGCTGTCGCACGGCTACCAGTATCTCACCGAGCAGCGCTACGACCAGATGGAGCCGGCGCTGGAGATCATCCGCCGTGACGTGCTGGCGCTCGGCCTTCCCTTGCGATCGGTCGAGGTCGAGTTCGGGCCGAGCCAGTGCGAATTCACCTTCCAGCCGACCAAAGGCCTCGTGCCCGCCGACAACATGGTGCTGTTCCGCTCGGCCGTAAAACAGATCGCGCGCCGCCATGGCTATCACGCGACCTTCATGTGCCGGCCGAAACTGCCGAACGTGTTCGCTTCGGGCTGGCACCTGCACCAATCGCTGGTGTCACGCGCCAGCGGCGAGAATGCGTTCATGGCCGGCGACAAGGGCGAGGTGCTGAGCCCGTTTGGACGCGCCTATCTCGCGGGGCTCCTGGAGCACGCCCGCGCATCCACCGTATTCACGACGCCGACCATCAACGGCTACAAGCGCTACCGCTCCTATTCGCTGGCGCCGGATCGCGCGATCTGGGGCCGCGACAACCGCGGCGTCATGATCCGCGTGCTCGGCGGTCCGGGCGATGCGGCCACACGGCTGGAAAACCGCATCGGCGAGCCCGCGGCGAACCCGTATCTTTACATGGCCTCGCAGATTCTCTCAGGCCTCGATGGCGTCGACCGCAAGCTCGATCCGGGGCCGTCAGCGGATGCACCGTACGAGACCAAGGCGGCGTTGTTGCCGAAGAGTTTGCGCGAGGCGGTGTTCGCGCTGCAGGACGATCCGTTTTTCCGGCAGGCGCTGGGGGCGGAGTTCGTGGACTATTACGTCCACATCAAGAACGCGGAGATCGAACGGTTTCAGGCCGAAGTGTCGGACTGGGAGCATCGCGAATATTTCGAGATGTTTTGAGGGAGGGGATGACGCTCTCTCGTCGCCCCTGCAAACGCAGGGGCCCATAACCACCGATGCCAATGATCAGAGGAAGATCATCGACCACCGCCTTAAGTAACAACGGCTGCGGCGTATGGGTCCCTGCGAACGCACTAGGGCATCTACACGCTTGCCGGGCCATATACGAGGAGTTGGAAGCGAGCCATTCCCATGTGGAAGGTGATTGGTCCAGGTGGGCGATGAGAGGCGTAACCGGTCCATCCGCCGAGCTTTGCGATGATCCATGCCGCCCAGGCGACAGTGTTGGGGCGATGGTGGTTCTTCTGGAGCTCGGTGCGGCCTTTCAGGGTTTTGTTGATGGCCTTGAGCGCTTCGATCTCGTCCGGCGTGAACACAAATTCGACCTGCAATTGTTCGCCGCCATTGCGGGCTTGAACGAGCTGGATGACGATACATGCTACTCTGGTGGCGATCGCCACGAGTTTGATCAGGCCTTCAGCGCTGTCGAGCTGACTATCCTCGATGCGCAGACCCTGGCTCTTCAGCGAGCGAAAGAGCTGTTCGATGATCCAGCGCTGCTTGTACCAGGAGACGATCCGCCAGGCATCGGCGGCGGTGACGACCGGATGAGTGGTCAGGAGCAACCAATGAATGGGCTTGGCGCTCTTCGGGGGGTGCAACTCGACGACCTCCACGAAGCTGACTTTGACGCCCTGTGGCAGGTCTTTCACGCCGGGGCGCTGCGGTCGTTTGAGCACAACGGTTCCCAGGCGCATGGAGAGGTGGGCCTGGCGACCGTGGCGATCCATTCGCTTTGGTAGATCGATCACCGCCTTGTCGCAGAAGCGGGCCCGCGCGACCGCCTGATAAAGCGTGCCGCCATCGACCAGCGCATGGTCGTGCATGGCGCGCGACAGGAGGTGGACATTGTCAGCGGGTGTCAGCGACCAGTGAGCAAAGAAATCCCCCTCGCGGTCGTTGACGACGGTGATCATACGAGCAGCGACCAGAACCTCGCAGCCTTGCTTAGCCGTCGTCACCCAGCGCGCCGATTCCTTGTCGGCCAAGGCGCGCTTCTCGTGAGCGATCCTGGCCTTGCGCTTGCGCGTCCACACCTCACCGCCGGTGAGCCCGAGACAGACCCCGCTATCGGCATCGACCGCCATCATGGCATGCAGCAGCACGCCGCGAGCATTGCCTTTGCCGACCTTGCCCAAGTCGCGCCGATGTCCCGGACGAGTGTGGAAGTTGATCTCGCTGGTGTCCTGGATCGACAGCACATGACGCCCGCTGACCGCCATCGACGTCTGCAGGCTCCAGCCTTCAATCAGCTTGTCGATCGTGACTTGCGGATTGTTCACAAACCGCCAGAACGCCATGTTCGCGGCCCAGTTGCCCTGCGCCATCTGGCGCAAACAGACACTGCGCGTGCAAAGCATAGCCCGGAGAAGCGCCGCCCCCTTTTATCGAGGCGAACGTCTCCAAACTTACCCAGGGACAAATCCGGTTCCTGCTGCATCTCTGGCGCTCCTTCGAATCAAAGCGCCAGAGAGAGAATCATACAAAACGCTGCGGCGAACGCACATCATGCCGCCCCGAGTCAATCTGTCGCGTCCCCAAGACGTGTAGATGCCCTAGTGCGTGCGCAGGGACGACGGCAGAGGTAGCTTAAATCCCGAGATACCGGTGCTGCAGGTCCGGCTCCGCAATCAACTGCTCTGATGTCCCCGTCCACACCGTTCGCCCGCGCTCGATGATGTAGTGGCGATCGGCGATGCGGGAGAGGTTGGCGACGTTCTTGTCGATCACCAGCACAGATTGGCCGCGGCCCTTCAGCATCGACAGGCAGTTCCAGATTTCCTCGCGGATCAGCGGTGCGAGGCCTTCGGTGGCTTCGTCGAGGATCAGAAGCTTCGGGTTGGTCATCAGCGCACGGCCGATCGCCAGCATCTGCTGCTCGCCGCCCGACAAGGTCACGCCCATGTTGTTGCCGCGCTCGGCAAGCCGCGGAAACAGCGCGTGGATCTTGTCGATGGTCCAGGGATCGGGATTGCCTGAGCGGTTGCCCGAAGCCGCCACCAGATTCTCGTAGACTGTCAGGTTCGGAAAAATCTGGCGGCCTTCCGGCACCAGGCCGATGCCGAGTTTTGCTATTCTGTAGGATGGCAGGCTGCGCACTTGCTCACCCGCGAAGCGGATCGTGCCCGCGCGAGCCGGCGTCATGCCCATGATGGAGCGGATGGTCGTGGTCTTGCCCATGCCGTTGCGGCCCATCAGGGCGACCATCTCGCCCGGCTTTACCTTCAGCGACAGGCCGAACAGCACCTGGCTGAGACCGTAGCAGGTCTCGATGCCTTCAACTTCGAGCAGGGTTTCCGCGGCTTTTGATTCAGCCATGGCTAACCACCACATGCTGGTCGCCGAGATAGGCGCGCTTGACTTCCTCGTTGTTCCTGATGGCGTCGGGATCGCCTGAGGCAATGACGCGGCCATAAACCAGCACGGTGATGCGGTCGGCGAGCGCGAACACCGCCTCCATGTCGTGCTCGACCAGCACGATGGTGACTTCCTTCCGCAATTCCTTGAGCAGCGCCACCATGCGCGCGGATTCGGTGACGCCGAGGCCGGCCATCGGCTCGTCGAGCAACAGCAATTGCGGCTTGGTGGCGAGCGCCACCGCAAGTTCGAGTTCGCGCTGTTCGCCGTGGCTCA contains:
- a CDS encoding glutamine synthetase family protein → MSFVERHELWSKEQQEAASRLRKIVEEKNLEVVRLSFPDQHGILRGKTLVASEAIASLESGCSITTTMLAKDTSHKTVFPVFTAGGGFGMKEMEGAADVLMVADATTFRVLPWAPTTGWLLCDLYFNDGRPVPFATRHLYRKVIDLLGQRGYDFVAGLEVEFHLFKLDDAHMAPEDAGQPGRPPSVSLLSHGYQYLTEQRYDQMEPALEIIRRDVLALGLPLRSVEVEFGPSQCEFTFQPTKGLVPADNMVLFRSAVKQIARRHGYHATFMCRPKLPNVFASGWHLHQSLVSRASGENAFMAGDKGEVLSPFGRAYLAGLLEHARASTVFTTPTINGYKRYRSYSLAPDRAIWGRDNRGVMIRVLGGPGDAATRLENRIGEPAANPYLYMASQILSGLDGVDRKLDPGPSADAPYETKAALLPKSLREAVFALQDDPFFRQALGAEFVDYYVHIKNAEIERFQAEVSDWEHREYFEMF
- a CDS encoding ABC transporter ATP-binding protein; the protein is MAESKAAETLLEVEGIETCYGLSQVLFGLSLKVKPGEMVALMGRNGMGKTTTIRSIMGMTPARAGTIRFAGEQVRSLPSYRIAKLGIGLVPEGRQIFPNLTVYENLVAASGNRSGNPDPWTIDKIHALFPRLAERGNNMGVTLSGGEQQMLAIGRALMTNPKLLILDEATEGLAPLIREEIWNCLSMLKGRGQSVLVIDKNVANLSRIADRHYIIERGRTVWTGTSEQLIAEPDLQHRYLGI
- a CDS encoding IS4 family transposase — its product is MAQGNWAANMAFWRFVNNPQVTIDKLIEGWSLQTSMAVSGRHVLSIQDTSEINFHTRPGHRRDLGKVGKGNARGVLLHAMMAVDADSGVCLGLTGGEVWTRKRKARIAHEKRALADKESARWVTTAKQGCEVLVAARMITVVNDREGDFFAHWSLTPADNVHLLSRAMHDHALVDGGTLYQAVARARFCDKAVIDLPKRMDRHGRQAHLSMRLGTVVLKRPQRPGVKDLPQGVKVSFVEVVELHPPKSAKPIHWLLLTTHPVVTAADAWRIVSWYKQRWIIEQLFRSLKSQGLRIEDSQLDSAEGLIKLVAIATRVACIVIQLVQARNGGEQLQVEFVFTPDEIEALKAINKTLKGRTELQKNHHRPNTVAWAAWIIAKLGGWTGYASHRPPGPITFHMGMARFQLLVYGPASV